Proteins found in one Bacteroidota bacterium genomic segment:
- a CDS encoding site-specific integrase, translating to MLIIILDLKFHRGKKVITLQFPYNKDLIARTCLLAGAAWSRGLRAWYVAYAQDSFQRLKEHFKSFATLDEKLFLESERIEKMKPPSVKEIALTPEISKALEKFARYMRTKRYSDNTIKTYCDAVSTFLKYYSQKKIAEITNEDLIEFNDNYILANNYSAAFQNQVVNAVKLLFREMNGSAMDVTVIFRPKVPKLLPNVLSKEEIQQLLSSPRNIKHKAMLALIYSCGLRRSELLDLKLTDIDSHRKIVLIRNAKGKKDRIAPLSEKILLLLREYYKAYKPERWLFEGQEKGETYSEKSLTNVLKQALARTNIKKPVSLHWLRHSYATHLLENGTDLRYIQEILGHKSSKTTEIYTHVSTKSIQQIRSPFDELEI from the coding sequence ATGCTAATTATTATTCTTGATTTAAAATTTCACAGAGGCAAAAAAGTCATTACCCTTCAATTTCCCTACAACAAAGATCTCATTGCACGCACATGCCTGCTTGCGGGTGCTGCGTGGAGCCGCGGATTGCGCGCGTGGTATGTTGCGTATGCGCAGGATTCATTTCAGAGATTGAAAGAACATTTCAAGTCATTCGCAACACTTGATGAAAAACTATTCCTTGAATCTGAGAGAATCGAAAAGATGAAACCACCCTCGGTGAAGGAGATCGCGCTGACACCCGAAATTTCTAAAGCGCTTGAAAAGTTCGCGCGATACATGCGCACGAAGCGATATAGCGATAATACGATCAAAACGTACTGCGATGCTGTTTCCACTTTTCTGAAATACTATTCGCAGAAAAAGATCGCGGAGATCACGAATGAAGATCTTATTGAATTCAACGACAACTATATTCTGGCGAATAATTATTCGGCGGCGTTCCAGAACCAGGTTGTGAATGCGGTGAAATTATTATTCAGAGAAATGAACGGATCTGCAATGGATGTAACGGTTATTTTTCGTCCTAAAGTTCCAAAGCTTCTGCCGAATGTGCTGAGCAAAGAAGAAATTCAGCAACTCCTTTCGTCACCGAGAAACATCAAGCACAAAGCGATGCTTGCGCTCATCTACAGTTGCGGATTGCGCAGAAGTGAATTGCTTGATCTGAAATTGACCGACATTGATTCACACCGGAAAATTGTTCTGATCCGTAATGCGAAAGGCAAAAAGGACAGGATTGCGCCCCTTTCGGAAAAGATCCTGTTATTACTCAGGGAATATTACAAGGCCTACAAGCCGGAGCGCTGGCTTTTTGAAGGGCAGGAGAAAGGTGAAACATACAGCGAAAAAAGTCTGACGAATGTTCTGAAGCAGGCGTTGGCAAGAACGAACATAAAGAAACCGGTTAGTTTACACTGGCTTCGTCATAGTTACGCCACACATTTGCTCGAGAATGGCACTGACCTGCGTTATATCCAGGAAATTCTTGGCCACAAAAGCAGCAAGACAACGGAAATTTACACTCACGTCAGTACCAAAAGTATTCAGCAGATCAGAAGTCCATTTGATGAGTTGGAAATATGA
- a CDS encoding alkylphosphonate utilization protein, whose product MSDSPKCPKCNYEYTYFNGTMQVCTDCLHEWNPEEAVKTPEEDANKILDSNGNELHDGDTVVTIKDLPVKGASKPVKAGTKVKNIKLAEGDHNISCKIDGFGAMGLKSEFVKKA is encoded by the coding sequence ATGTCCGATTCTCCCAAATGCCCGAAATGTAATTACGAATACACCTATTTTAATGGAACAATGCAGGTCTGCACCGACTGTCTTCACGAATGGAATCCGGAAGAAGCAGTGAAAACACCTGAAGAGGATGCCAATAAAATTCTTGACTCGAACGGAAATGAATTACACGACGGAGATACAGTTGTAACGATAAAAGATCTTCCGGTGAAAGGCGCATCTAAACCGGTAAAGGCAGGAACCAAAGTGAAAAATATTAAATTGGCAGAAGGCGATCACAACATCAGTTGCAAGATAGACGGATTCGGCGCGATGGGATTGAAATCGGAGTTTGTGAAGAAGGCGTAG